The Bacteroidota bacterium region AGTGCATATATTACAAAGGTATCGTTTGGGGTGGCGGTATAAAACTCCAGTAATTTGTTGATTCGGTCGTTGCGTTCCATGTGTGCAAAGATGCAACAACTTTTGGAGAGTTTGGAACTCTCCAAAAGTTGTTGCATCGCAAACAGTCTGTGGAAAAAAGCACCCTCAGCCTAACTATATCCGTAACCTATCTTTGAACGCCCAATGAATATACCTAGCAAACTCGTAGAAGAAGCCGTTAATGAATTGTCCAAGTTCCCTGGTATTGGGAAGAAATCGGCCTTGCGGATGGTATTGCATTTATTGAAAAGCGATGCAGAAACTAGCGTAAAATTGGGCAAGGCCATTGTGAACATGCGTACCCAAATTTTGTTTTGTACCCAATGTGGTAATGTGTCCGACAAAGATGTGTGTGGCATTTGCAGCAGTGTGAATCGTGATAGAGAGAAAATTTGTGTGGTGGAAGATTTACGAGATATTATGGCCATTGAAAGCACTGGGCAGTTCAGTGGTTTGTATCATGTATTGGGCGGTGTGCTTTCTCCCATCGAAGGTATAGGCCCTAGCGATTTGAATATAGATAAATTAATGGAACGAATAAAAACAGAAGAGACCAAAGAACTCATCATGGCTCTTAGCCCCACGGTGGAAGGCGATAGTACCATGTTTTATCTCACCAAAAAACTACAGTCCCCCGCGGCGGACGCCATTAAAATTACAACTATATCCAGAGGAATTGCAATAGGAGGTTCATTGGAATATGCCGATGAAATTACTTTGGGGCGTTCTATTTTGAATAGAATTGGTTTGGAGGTTTAGTATAAAACTTTCCAAAAGTTAAGCCATCACCATTGTAGCAATAGTATCAAAAATTCCATAATTGCTTAGGTGATTAACCCATATTTGGCGGTTATCTAGCTGCATTTGTTTAAAATCGTCGGGGTGAATTTGGGAGTGAAAATCGGCCAGTATTTGGGGCATATATTTCATGTCTTTTTCTTCGACCCACACTGTATGTTTTTTCCAATCTATTATATTGTCGAAGGGAAGTATAGAATCTGTATTGATGAATAAGGGTATTCTTCCCATCATCATAGTTTCATAAAAACGGGTTGAAAAATTACCGCCACCTCTTATACAAACTATATAATCGGAATGCATTAAATTATCATAATACTCATCGGTGGTTTTTTTCCTTTCCGTTTCTGTATTTGCCCCTGCTCTATATGCGGTTCGTTTAATAAAATTAGTTTCAACTAGTTCCGAATTTTCTAAATAGGAAAGTGCTTTTTGTCTTCTCAATACAGGGGGATATAATACTTGTGGTTCCCAATGCTTCAAGTGTGTATAATACTTTATATTATTTACTGCGATATTAAATAAATGCCAAGCATTTGTAGGGGCATTTACTTTGGCTTGGCCACAAAAGCCCACCACTGCTTTTGTTCCTTTTTCTCTCACTGTAATATTCTCGGTATTATATTTTATTTTCAAATAATCATTTAAAAAAAAAGGGCAGGCAAATTGGTGCTTTAGTCTGCGGCTTTGGTAGCCACTTGCCCTAAATACATATATATCTTTAATGGTAGGTGTAACGCCAAAGTCGTATGCCAAATAACTAATCACCTTCTTATTTTTCGATTTACAATAATTGATAAAATCTTCTGCTAATTTTTTTTTGTGGTGGTCAATATAATAATTCCAAGCCATTGGCAACATAGCGAAATCTGCCTCATCAATATTGTCGGTATAGGTATATAAATTTACGAAAGGTCCAAATTTGGCAAGTCGTTCTTCTGGAGAATGCGTATTAAAAAAATTAGCTTTTAATATATCGAAAACATAAGCTTTGAATACAGTATCAAAATGCGATTTGTCTATATATACAATTGGTTTTTTATTGCCCATCAAGTAGGCAAAATTACAACATATACAGCGTTATCAAAATATTTTCTCAAATAGTTTATCAAAACACTAAGCTGACCACGTTAAAATAGACCGTAACTTGCTGCCGAAAAAAACGTATTATTGCTTTTTATTAAGTATGCGAACAAAACATTTACCTATTTTACTCAGCTTCTTACTAATTGCAACATTTGCCAAAGGTCAATTTGGCGACAAGGGAGAATTGCGTGGCAACTTAGCCGATTCAACTGCTGCAAAATATATTGAGCATGCAAGTGTAATGTTGCTTCGTCCCGCCGATTCGGTACTGCTCAAATTTGTCCGTTCCAATTCACTAGGAGCTTTTAGGTTCAAAAATTTGGATACAGGAAATTATTTGATTATTATTACCCACCCGACTTTTGCCGATTACACAGAAATTGTGAAAGTAGAAGCTGGCGATGTTACAAAGTTAAATACATATATGATACAAAAGACGGTAGCTCTAAAAGAGTTTATTTTTAAACAAAAGAAGGGAGCTATCGTATTTAAAGGGGATACGATAGAATATACGGCCGATAGTTTTAAAACCAAAGAGTTTGCAACCGTAGAGGATTTACTTAAAAAGCTACCAGGTATACAGGTGGACAAAAATGGGGTAATTACCGCCCATGGCGAAAAAGTAGATAAAGTATTGGTTGATGGGGAAGAATTTTTTAGTGATGACCCAACAGTGGCCACAAAAAATCTACAAGCAATTACGGTGGACAAGGTGCAAGTATATGATAAAGAAAATGCCCAGTCGCAGGCTACGGGCATTTCGGACGGAAAAAAAGAAAAGGTGCTGAACTTGAAACTAAAGGAAGAATATAAAAAGGGGATGTTTGGCAAAGTAAAAGCCAGTGGTGGTTTACCCAAATGGTACGAAAATGAAGCCATGATTAATGCCTTCAAATCCAAACGCAAATTATCGGGATATATTATACATTCCAATACCAACCGCAATAGCTTGGATTGGGAGGAGCAGCAGTCGTTCGGGTCCAATTCAAATGTATCATATAGTGATGATGGAAGTACTACCTTTTATTCAAACGGCTCAAGCCAGGAAATTAGCAATAATAACCAAGGCCAGCCCAGCAACCTATCCATGGGTGGTCATTTCTCCGACAAATTCAAAGGCGATAAACACCATTTGTCGCTTAATCTCACTTCTAATTCGCAAATTCGCAGAGGTGTTGCATCGAGCACTACCCGGCAACTTTTGGCAGATAGTAGCTTTTATAATGTGCAATCCGATTCATTTGTGTCAAAGGGAATTAAAAGCAATTTCGATTTATCGTATACCCTAAAACCCGATTCCTTCGCCACACTTACGATTACTGCCAATATGGGTACACTTATGTTAAGCAAAGTTGACTCGTTTGCTTCGGTTTCATTAAATGATGATGAGGTTTTTGTGAACCAGAGTATACGCAGTACTGCCGATGATCGGAATAAAAATTCTTACGGCGGAGGCCTAAATTATCAACGAAAATTTCGCAAAAAAGATAGACTATTGTATATAGTAGTGGGTTTGAATGGTTCTGCTGAAGCACAAACAGGGAAACTATTGTCTAAGAATATTTTGGGCCTTAAAAAAGACACATCTGCTATTGACCAAAAAAAGGACAATAACAAATGGCTTTCCAATGCAAGCTTCACATCAAGCTTTACAGAACCAATCACCAAGTATTTGAATTTACAAGTATCCTACAGTTATGTCAATAATCAAAATAGTAATACTAATAATTCATATAACTCCGATGGCGTTTCATATAACATATTAGATCCAAAGTATAGCAATGATTTTAAGTTTAATATTATAACACAATCTCCTGGTTTGACACTAAAATATAAACGCAAAAAATGGTCTTTAAATGCCGGGGCGAATTTGCAGGCAAACAATTATATCCGCACCAATCGTACTATTGATTCGACAGTACATTATAATTTTACAAATTTTCAGCGTATGGCAAGGTATGAATATAAGTTTTCCCAATTTAATGGTTTTAAGTTAAGTTATAATGGTTATACACAACAACCAAGCATTACCCAGATACAACCTTTGCAAAACAACTTGGATCCTTTCAATATACAAAAGGGCAATGAAAATCTAAAACCTCAAGTCACTAATACCTTTAGGATAGAATCGCATAGTTATAAAATGATTAATGACCGCAGTGCACATATTTCAATGGGATACAATAATACATATAATGCATTTACTTCTTTCGATGTAATAGATGAATTTGGGCAACGTATTTCTCAAACAATTAATGTTGCACGCGGTAATTATAGTTTTTGGTCTTGGATGTATTATGGTTTTAAATTAAAAAAGAGTGGGGTCAAACTTAAATTTAGTAGCAATCCCAGTGTAAATAATTATATAAATTATATAAACGGAATCAAAAATCAAACGCTGTCATCGTCCATTGATATATCACCAGGTTTAGATTATGAAAAGGAAGATAAGTATGAAGTATCTTTCGATTTTAATTTTGATTATAATTCATCTCGGTCTTCACTAAACCCTGATCGTAAAACCCAGTATTGGATTCAAAGCCACGATATCGAGCTTACAGTTTTCTTGCCACGCAAGTTGGAACTCACCACCGACTTCTCAGCAAATATCCGACAAAAGACTAGTGATTTTACCACCAATAACAATATGTTTATTTGGAACATGAGCGTCGAACGCAAGATGTTCAAAAAAGAAAATTTCAAATTGTCATTTATTGTACGTGATATACTGAACCAGAATACTGGATTTTCTCGTTCGGTAAGTAGCAATTATTTAACAGAGAGTCGCTATAATGTAATCAAGCGTTATTGGTTGGTCAGTATTTTGTGGAATTTCAATAAAACAGCGAAAGCACCTAATAATGGAGAAGTAGAAGATGCAAAATAAATTGTTTAAATATATATTCACCATCTGTATTTTTTGTTCAACAAATTATATAATTGCTCAAAAATTTATTAATACTGCAAGAGTAGAATATGAACGCAAAACCTATATAAAGAAAATACTGCAAGAGTCGGGCGATAATGATAATTCTGAATGGATGGCACGTCTTCCCGACTATAGAACAGAGTATTTCGATTTATATTTTTCAGGGAATAAATCAGTATATAAAACAGGAAAGGAAAGTGACCAGAAAATACCTGAATGGATGAGTGCCGGTATTATATCAACCGT contains the following coding sequences:
- the recR gene encoding recombination mediator RecR, translating into MNIPSKLVEEAVNELSKFPGIGKKSALRMVLHLLKSDAETSVKLGKAIVNMRTQILFCTQCGNVSDKDVCGICSSVNRDREKICVVEDLRDIMAIESTGQFSGLYHVLGGVLSPIEGIGPSDLNIDKLMERIKTEETKELIMALSPTVEGDSTMFYLTKKLQSPAADAIKITTISRGIAIGGSLEYADEITLGRSILNRIGLEV
- a CDS encoding exostosin family protein, whose translation is MGNKKPIVYIDKSHFDTVFKAYVFDILKANFFNTHSPEERLAKFGPFVNLYTYTDNIDEADFAMLPMAWNYYIDHHKKKLAEDFINYCKSKNKKVISYLAYDFGVTPTIKDIYVFRASGYQSRRLKHQFACPFFLNDYLKIKYNTENITVREKGTKAVVGFCGQAKVNAPTNAWHLFNIAVNNIKYYTHLKHWEPQVLYPPVLRRQKALSYLENSELVETNFIKRTAYRAGANTETERKKTTDEYYDNLMHSDYIVCIRGGGNFSTRFYETMMMGRIPLFINTDSILPFDNIIDWKKHTVWVEEKDMKYMPQILADFHSQIHPDDFKQMQLDNRQIWVNHLSNYGIFDTIATMVMA
- a CDS encoding TonB-dependent receptor, which codes for MRTKHLPILLSFLLIATFAKGQFGDKGELRGNLADSTAAKYIEHASVMLLRPADSVLLKFVRSNSLGAFRFKNLDTGNYLIIITHPTFADYTEIVKVEAGDVTKLNTYMIQKTVALKEFIFKQKKGAIVFKGDTIEYTADSFKTKEFATVEDLLKKLPGIQVDKNGVITAHGEKVDKVLVDGEEFFSDDPTVATKNLQAITVDKVQVYDKENAQSQATGISDGKKEKVLNLKLKEEYKKGMFGKVKASGGLPKWYENEAMINAFKSKRKLSGYIIHSNTNRNSLDWEEQQSFGSNSNVSYSDDGSTTFYSNGSSQEISNNNQGQPSNLSMGGHFSDKFKGDKHHLSLNLTSNSQIRRGVASSTTRQLLADSSFYNVQSDSFVSKGIKSNFDLSYTLKPDSFATLTITANMGTLMLSKVDSFASVSLNDDEVFVNQSIRSTADDRNKNSYGGGLNYQRKFRKKDRLLYIVVGLNGSAEAQTGKLLSKNILGLKKDTSAIDQKKDNNKWLSNASFTSSFTEPITKYLNLQVSYSYVNNQNSNTNNSYNSDGVSYNILDPKYSNDFKFNIITQSPGLTLKYKRKKWSLNAGANLQANNYIRTNRTIDSTVHYNFTNFQRMARYEYKFSQFNGFKLSYNGYTQQPSITQIQPLQNNLDPFNIQKGNENLKPQVTNTFRIESHSYKMINDRSAHISMGYNNTYNAFTSFDVIDEFGQRISQTINVARGNYSFWSWMYYGFKLKKSGVKLKFSSNPSVNNYINYINGIKNQTLSSSIDISPGLDYEKEDKYEVSFDFNFDYNSSRSSLNPDRKTQYWIQSHDIELTVFLPRKLELTTDFSANIRQKTSDFTTNNNMFIWNMSVERKMFKKENFKLSFIVRDILNQNTGFSRSVSSNYLTESRYNVIKRYWLVSILWNFNKTAKAPNNGEVEDAK